A single region of the Nitrosomonas sp. Is79A3 genome encodes:
- a CDS encoding HAMP domain-containing sensor histidine kinase translates to MHRFPIERSLRYRVAVALATFSIFTVGTLCIILYFASDNIEEDHIEQVIEMEMDHLVHRYQKHSDFISQVGSHLKTYVIHDIDDELQIPAYLRGLNAGYHRIYYGVEDFHVLVRVINEVKFLVAYRIALHQQRLSKLRLLILLSWVVVVAIAFVVGYLLAKILVKQVTDLAERVNLLAPGDVQVGLLTQPGMDEEVAQLARALDDYQNRIKRMLQREQEFTANISHELRTPITTILTSCELLVAAADIPIKAYQRIKMIEAAATRMGEQIQALLFLAREQALGVIETVAVAECVHDAADPLMAEISRKKLAFEVLIAPDVVLTVNRQALHTVLMNLTRNAVQYTQRGYIRVGFNNQRLSISDSGIGIEPAYLPLLYERFFRGSTQGQGLGIGLAIVKRICDHYGWLIEVNSTPGQGTTFHIVFPEHSNS, encoded by the coding sequence GTGCACAGATTCCCGATAGAACGTAGTCTGCGCTATCGTGTTGCTGTAGCGTTGGCGACATTTAGCATTTTCACTGTTGGTACACTGTGCATTATTCTTTATTTTGCTTCTGACAACATTGAGGAAGATCATATTGAACAAGTGATTGAGATGGAAATGGATCATCTTGTTCACCGCTATCAGAAGCATTCTGATTTTATTTCTCAAGTTGGTTCCCATCTAAAAACCTATGTTATTCATGATATAGACGATGAACTGCAGATTCCTGCTTATTTGCGCGGATTAAATGCTGGCTATCATCGGATCTACTACGGCGTTGAAGATTTTCATGTTTTAGTACGTGTTATTAATGAAGTGAAATTTCTTGTAGCATATCGGATTGCACTTCATCAACAGCGACTCAGTAAACTGAGATTACTTATTTTATTATCCTGGGTTGTAGTAGTTGCTATTGCGTTTGTTGTTGGGTACCTACTTGCCAAAATATTGGTAAAACAAGTGACAGATCTGGCTGAGCGAGTCAATTTACTAGCCCCTGGAGATGTTCAGGTTGGATTATTGACGCAACCCGGAATGGATGAGGAAGTTGCGCAACTTGCACGAGCGCTGGATGATTATCAGAATCGTATTAAGCGCATGCTGCAACGTGAGCAGGAATTTACCGCCAATATCAGTCACGAATTAAGAACGCCCATTACAACCATATTGACCAGCTGTGAGTTGCTGGTTGCGGCGGCCGACATACCCATCAAGGCCTATCAACGAATAAAAATGATTGAGGCCGCTGCTACCCGCATGGGTGAACAGATACAAGCCTTGTTATTCCTTGCGCGTGAACAGGCGCTTGGCGTCATAGAGACAGTGGCGGTTGCGGAATGTGTTCATGATGCAGCAGATCCATTAATGGCCGAAATTTCCAGAAAGAAACTTGCTTTTGAAGTGCTAATTGCTCCTGATGTGGTGCTTACGGTCAATCGGCAAGCATTGCATACGGTACTGATGAATCTGACTCGTAACGCTGTGCAATATACTCAGAGAGGGTATATTCGAGTTGGATTTAATAATCAACGATTGTCTATTTCAGATTCCGGAATCGGGATAGAGCCGGCTTATCTGCCATTGCTTTATGAACGTTTTTTTCGTGGCTCAACACAAGGACAAGGGCTAGGGATCGGACTTGCTATTGTTAAGCGAATCTGTGATCACTATGGTTGGCTGATTGAAGTCAATAGTACGCCTGGGCAGGGCACAACTTTTCATATTGTTTTTCCTGAGCACTCTAACAGTTAG
- a CDS encoding sodium-dependent bicarbonate transport family permease has protein sequence MSTTIQPVVLFFVFGVLAGVIKSDLKIPEALYKSLSIFLLIAIGFKGGVSMAKYEIMEVLPIALSMVVLAAIIPLTAYPILRYIGKFTQADAGAISAHYGSVSAVTFAVGVAFLAAKDEPSEGYMVLIMALMEIPALVTGTILARAGAGGEKTQWGKLMHEILTGTSLYLLIIGVIIGYYAGIVKLVSPLDKMFMDLFMGVLAFFLLEMGLLAAARLKAVAAKGVFIISFGILFPLLMGAFGAYLGWLFGLSEGGTMLLAVLYASCSYIAAPAAMRLAVPDADPALSLGASLGVTFPFNIFIGVPIYWEMSHWFHSIVV, from the coding sequence ATGTCAACTACTATACAACCAGTAGTATTATTTTTCGTATTTGGGGTTTTGGCAGGGGTGATAAAATCAGACCTGAAAATACCTGAAGCATTATATAAGAGCTTGAGTATTTTTCTGTTAATCGCTATTGGTTTTAAAGGTGGCGTGTCAATGGCGAAGTATGAAATCATGGAAGTGCTGCCCATAGCTCTGTCTATGGTTGTTTTAGCGGCGATAATTCCACTGACGGCTTACCCGATATTAAGGTACATAGGTAAGTTCACTCAGGCTGATGCGGGCGCAATTTCCGCGCACTATGGCTCGGTGAGCGCGGTAACTTTCGCTGTGGGCGTCGCCTTTTTGGCTGCCAAGGATGAGCCCTCCGAAGGTTATATGGTGCTGATTATGGCGCTGATGGAAATACCAGCATTGGTAACCGGTACGATCTTGGCACGCGCAGGCGCTGGCGGCGAAAAAACCCAATGGGGCAAGTTGATGCACGAAATTCTGACCGGTACCAGCCTTTATCTATTGATAATTGGCGTGATTATTGGTTATTACGCTGGAATAGTGAAACTTGTATCTCCACTAGATAAAATGTTCATGGATTTATTTATGGGTGTGCTAGCCTTCTTCCTGTTGGAAATGGGATTGCTGGCAGCGGCACGGCTAAAAGCAGTTGCAGCAAAAGGCGTATTCATCATTTCCTTTGGTATACTTTTCCCGTTGCTTATGGGAGCGTTTGGCGCTTATCTGGGCTGGTTGTTTGGTTTGTCAGAGGGTGGTACGATGTTGTTGGCAGTCTTATATGCCAGCTGTTCCTACATCGCTGCGCCTGCAGCCATGCGTCTTGCCGTACCCGATGCGGATCCCGCGCTTTCTTTAGGGGCCTCTCTCGGCGTGACTTTCCCGTTTAACATATTTATCGGTGTACCGATTTACTGGGAGATGTCGCATTGGTTCCATAGCATCGTGGTTTAA
- a CDS encoding nitrogen regulatory protein P-II, with protein sequence MNNTIAMKRFEIVVGIEQLERLTELLEKCSVRGYTVLKNAGGLGSRGVRDPGDVLMEQENVMVVLACKEDQAQKVLNEIRPALKGLGGMCLISECQWVEGPAVSY encoded by the coding sequence ATGAATAACACAATAGCAATGAAACGATTTGAGATTGTTGTCGGTATTGAACAACTCGAACGATTGACGGAATTGTTAGAAAAATGCTCAGTGCGTGGTTACACTGTTCTTAAAAATGCAGGCGGACTCGGTTCACGCGGTGTGCGAGACCCCGGTGATGTTTTGATGGAACAAGAAAATGTCATGGTAGTTCTTGCTTGTAAAGAAGATCAAGCACAAAAAGTACTTAATGAAATCAGACCTGCACTAAAGGGGCTGGGTGGTATGTGCCTGATTTCCGAGTGCCAGTGGGTTGAAGGGCCGGCAGTTTCTTATTAA
- a CDS encoding lysophospholipid acyltransferase family protein, giving the protein MQKTTPLLLRVIRMVRLPFQIASGLLQSIVYPYFPQKIQRRMMQNWAVGLLSILEIRLHCYGSLPAAEVPRVLFAANHVSWLDVCVLMAACPTRFVAKAEISKWPVLGLLSRNAGTLFIERAKRSDTLRINQQISEVLEKGERVTVFPEGTTTTGMHLNHFHASLLQSAVTSDALLYPVAISYRNSAGDICQEAAYIEPSLVLSLQRILSQTSIDVNLTFNQPIQCGLKNRRELARLSEQAIADTLVLPIAHKEAEKLSGLPDE; this is encoded by the coding sequence ATGCAAAAAACCACTCCTCTGTTACTGCGTGTTATTCGCATGGTCCGCTTGCCGTTCCAAATTGCCTCAGGATTACTGCAATCCATTGTCTATCCGTATTTTCCCCAGAAAATTCAGCGCCGTATGATGCAGAATTGGGCAGTCGGTTTACTATCTATTCTCGAAATCAGGCTGCATTGTTATGGCAGCTTGCCAGCAGCGGAAGTGCCGCGCGTGTTGTTTGCGGCTAATCACGTATCCTGGTTGGATGTCTGTGTGCTCATGGCAGCTTGCCCAACTCGTTTTGTGGCCAAAGCAGAAATCAGCAAATGGCCGGTGTTGGGGCTGTTGAGTCGAAATGCCGGCACATTATTTATAGAACGTGCAAAACGTAGCGATACCTTGCGTATTAATCAGCAAATCAGTGAAGTACTGGAAAAGGGCGAGCGCGTCACCGTATTTCCCGAGGGTACGACAACCACTGGTATGCACTTAAATCATTTTCATGCGTCATTGCTGCAATCGGCAGTAACATCCGATGCATTACTTTATCCCGTGGCCATTAGTTATCGTAATAGCGCAGGCGATATTTGTCAGGAAGCTGCTTATATAGAACCCTCCCTGGTCTTGTCGTTACAGAGAATACTGAGCCAGACTAGCATTGATGTTAATTTGACTTTTAATCAGCCGATTCAATGTGGCTTGAAGAATCGGCGGGAATTGGCACGCTTATCGGAACAAGCGATCGCTGATACGCTGGTGCTGCCTATTGCGCACAAGGAAGCTGAAAAACTTTCCGGTCTTCCAGACGAATAG
- a CDS encoding symmetrical bis(5'-nucleosyl)-tetraphosphatase translates to MATYAIGDLQGCFTAFQRLIDLIRFDPAQDKLWLVGDIVNRGPDSLSLLRYIKQAGDAMIMVLGNHDLHLLMVAAGIAKNHSSDTIQPILDAPDRDELLYWLRQQKLFYTQEQYAMVHAGLLPCWSIVQAEQLAHEAERVLRQDNYQEFFSQMYGNKPNYWQDEWTDYTRLRVIINAMTRMRICTTAGKMNFAFKGDLQSIPPGFLPWFNVPQRASQEATIICGHWSALGLHITDNLIALDTGCVWGGQLTAIRLEDRKVFQLPCAQ, encoded by the coding sequence ATGGCAACGTATGCAATCGGTGATTTACAAGGCTGTTTTACCGCATTCCAACGGCTTATTGATCTAATCCGGTTCGATCCGGCACAGGATAAATTGTGGCTGGTTGGAGATATCGTCAATCGCGGCCCCGATTCATTATCCCTATTGCGTTATATCAAACAAGCAGGCGATGCGATGATCATGGTGCTAGGCAATCATGACTTGCACCTGTTGATGGTTGCGGCAGGTATCGCAAAAAACCATTCCAGTGACACAATTCAACCCATCTTGGATGCGCCTGATCGGGATGAATTATTGTATTGGTTGCGACAACAGAAGTTATTTTATACCCAGGAGCAATATGCCATGGTGCATGCCGGTTTGTTGCCATGCTGGTCAATTGTGCAAGCCGAGCAATTAGCGCATGAAGCTGAGCGTGTTTTGCGTCAGGATAACTATCAGGAATTTTTCTCACAGATGTATGGCAATAAACCCAATTACTGGCAAGATGAATGGACTGATTATACCCGCTTGCGGGTGATCATCAACGCCATGACGCGGATGCGTATCTGCACCACGGCAGGCAAAATGAATTTTGCTTTTAAAGGTGATCTGCAATCCATTCCCCCGGGCTTTTTGCCGTGGTTTAACGTACCGCAACGAGCCAGCCAGGAAGCAACCATTATTTGCGGGCACTGGTCGGCATTAGGGCTACACATCACAGATAACTTGATTGCATTGGATACCGGTTGTGTCTGGGGCGGGCAACTGACCGCTATTCGTCTGGAAGACCGGAAAGTTTTTCAGCTTCCTTGTGCGCAATAG
- the dapB gene encoding 4-hydroxy-tetrahydrodipicolinate reductase yields the protein MIIQKIAIAGSSGRMGRTLLEAVTQAPDMQLSAALERTGSPYLNKDAGELIGASCGIPIASDFFNALEGCHQLIDFTRPEGTLAHLSTCQKAGVKMVIGTTGFSAEEKTLLKAAAKDIAIVFAPNMSVGVNVTFKLLEIAAKVLNEGYDIEIIEAHHRHKVDAPSGTALRMGEVIAETLGRDLSKVAVYGREGVTGERNPETIGFATIRAGDIVGDHTALFAGIGERVEITHKASSRMTFAMGALRAVRFLADKPNGLFDMQDVLGLR from the coding sequence ATGATAATTCAAAAGATTGCTATCGCGGGCAGCTCCGGACGCATGGGCCGCACTTTGTTGGAGGCAGTTACCCAAGCACCCGATATGCAGCTCTCTGCCGCACTCGAGAGAACTGGCAGTCCCTATCTGAATAAAGACGCAGGTGAATTAATCGGCGCCAGTTGTGGCATCCCTATTGCGAGCGATTTTTTTAACGCTTTAGAAGGTTGCCATCAATTAATTGACTTCACGCGCCCGGAAGGCACACTGGCTCACCTTTCTACCTGCCAAAAAGCTGGCGTAAAAATGGTGATTGGCACAACCGGTTTCTCAGCGGAAGAAAAAACCCTTCTCAAAGCAGCCGCAAAGGATATCGCTATTGTATTCGCGCCCAATATGAGTGTTGGCGTGAATGTAACTTTCAAGTTACTGGAGATTGCTGCAAAAGTCCTGAATGAAGGCTACGATATTGAAATTATCGAAGCGCATCACCGGCACAAAGTGGATGCGCCATCCGGCACCGCACTGCGTATGGGCGAAGTAATCGCGGAAACCTTGGGAAGAGACTTGAGTAAAGTGGCAGTTTACGGACGTGAAGGGGTAACCGGTGAAAGAAACCCGGAAACCATCGGATTTGCGACCATCCGCGCGGGCGATATTGTGGGTGATCATACCGCGCTATTTGCCGGTATCGGCGAACGCGTGGAAATCACTCATAAAGCCAGCAGTCGCATGACTTTTGCGATGGGCGCATTGCGCGCGGTACGATTTCTTGCCGACAAACCCAATGGCTTATTCGATATGCAGGATGTGCTGGGACTCCGTTAA
- a CDS encoding outer membrane protein assembly factor BamE, which yields METYNINKMVAKIFVLLACLLLAGCSFLPSILYKIDVQQGNVVTEEMVEKLKPGMTKSQVLFVLGSPLIMDAFRDNRWDYVYLFREKGELVEQKRMTVFFDDDVLVNIENYLSFSKNPVKPKPAQTAPDAEKAKPDDAEAKKADQ from the coding sequence TTGGAAACATATAATATCAACAAAATGGTTGCAAAAATTTTCGTACTGCTTGCTTGCCTGCTGCTGGCAGGATGTTCATTCCTTCCTTCTATTCTCTACAAGATTGATGTGCAGCAGGGCAATGTTGTTACAGAAGAAATGGTGGAAAAATTAAAACCCGGCATGACCAAATCCCAAGTACTTTTTGTCCTGGGATCACCGCTCATCATGGATGCTTTCCGTGATAACCGGTGGGATTATGTCTATTTGTTCCGCGAGAAAGGGGAGTTAGTCGAACAAAAAAGAATGACTGTTTTTTTTGACGATGACGTGCTGGTGAATATTGAAAATTATCTGTCTTTCTCTAAAAATCCCGTCAAACCCAAACCGGCCCAAACTGCCCCTGATGCAGAAAAAGCAAAGCCAGATGATGCGGAAGCTAAGAAAGCTGATCAATGA
- the fur gene encoding ferric iron uptake transcriptional regulator, whose protein sequence is MGNFDDLKSKDLKNIGLKTTLPRLKILNLFEQSSVRHLSAEDVYKELIGEGEDIGLATVYRVLTQFEQAGLLERHHFESGKAVFELKGDGHHDHLVCLQCGRVEEFYDAEIEKRQIAIAKERGFTLQEHSLSLYADCIKPNCPHRK, encoded by the coding sequence ATGGGTAACTTCGACGATCTGAAAAGTAAGGATCTTAAAAACATTGGCCTAAAAACAACATTACCTAGGCTAAAAATATTGAATTTGTTCGAGCAAAGCAGTGTGCGTCACCTATCCGCTGAAGATGTTTATAAAGAATTGATCGGCGAAGGTGAAGATATTGGATTGGCAACTGTCTATCGTGTATTAACACAATTTGAACAGGCTGGATTGTTGGAGCGGCATCATTTTGAAAGCGGAAAAGCTGTTTTTGAGCTAAAAGGAGATGGTCATCATGATCACTTGGTTTGTTTACAATGTGGCCGTGTCGAAGAATTCTACGACGCGGAGATAGAGAAGCGCCAGATAGCCATTGCGAAAGAGCGAGGATTTACGTTGCAGGAACATTCATTGTCACTCTATGCGGATTGTATTAAACCAAACTGCCCACATCGAAAATAA
- a CDS encoding lytic murein transglycosylase — protein sequence MALTVLAFTRTVHAENNDFGECIARIKSQAKVEGIPDNTVNKVLDKVKYIPRVIELDRRQPEFTQTFANYFTTRINDERIQRGRELFARHRPLLNQIQQETGIPAQYLVSFWGLETNYGGHFGDWSVTDSLATLACDPRRSTFFTQELFNAMRIVDAGDISPERMIGSWAGAMGHMQFMPSTFLRYAKDIDGDGRRDLWGSIPDAMGSAANFLRQLGWTPGLDWGREIRLPPAFDYSLAGRDQMLSEAEWAKLGVVTTAGTPLPPTEQKAALLVPSGHQGPAFLVTKNFYVIMRWNRSEFYALSVGHLADRIAGAAALHRTPRADTEKISREQVRQLQMDLSALGIDAGEADGVMGSVTRQAISHFQKNTQRIADGHLDASLLIAIREAASMVR from the coding sequence GTGGCGCTCACTGTTTTGGCGTTCACACGCACTGTTCATGCCGAAAATAACGATTTTGGCGAGTGCATTGCCCGAATAAAATCACAAGCAAAAGTAGAAGGTATTCCTGATAATACAGTCAATAAGGTGCTGGATAAGGTCAAATACATACCCCGTGTGATAGAACTGGACCGGCGTCAACCTGAATTCACGCAAACATTTGCAAATTACTTTACCACGCGTATCAATGATGAGCGGATTCAGCGTGGCCGGGAATTATTTGCCAGACATCGTCCTTTATTGAATCAGATTCAGCAGGAGACAGGTATTCCGGCACAATATCTGGTTTCATTCTGGGGTCTGGAAACTAACTATGGCGGACATTTTGGCGATTGGTCAGTGACCGATTCATTAGCCACGCTTGCCTGTGATCCGCGCCGCAGCACCTTTTTCACACAGGAACTGTTCAATGCCATGCGCATAGTCGATGCCGGAGATATCTCTCCGGAACGAATGATCGGTTCATGGGCGGGAGCCATGGGGCATATGCAATTCATGCCATCTACCTTTTTACGCTATGCCAAAGATATCGATGGTGACGGGCGACGTGATCTGTGGGGTAGTATCCCTGATGCCATGGGATCCGCGGCAAATTTTCTACGGCAATTAGGCTGGACGCCTGGTTTGGACTGGGGGCGGGAAATCCGGCTGCCGCCAGCTTTCGATTACTCACTGGCGGGGCGTGATCAAATGCTGAGTGAGGCGGAATGGGCAAAACTGGGGGTTGTCACAACCGCCGGAACGCCATTACCACCCACCGAACAAAAAGCCGCATTGCTCGTTCCTTCAGGCCACCAAGGACCGGCTTTTTTGGTGACCAAGAATTTTTATGTGATTATGCGCTGGAATCGCTCTGAATTTTATGCGTTGTCAGTCGGGCATCTGGCAGATCGCATTGCGGGCGCGGCTGCATTACATCGTACACCACGGGCTGATACAGAAAAAATATCCCGCGAACAAGTACGCCAGCTTCAGATGGATTTGTCTGCACTGGGTATTGATGCCGGTGAAGCGGATGGTGTGATGGGTTCGGTGACCCGTCAGGCAATCAGCCATTTCCAAAAAAATACACAGCGTATTGCGGATGGCCACTTGGATGCATCCTTATTGATCGCTATTCGTGAAGCTGCGAGTATGGTGCGCTAA
- a CDS encoding malate dehydrogenase, with amino-acid sequence MKPPIRIAVTGATGQICYSLLFRIAAGDMFGKDQPVILQLHDITDAQPFFEAIVMELYDCAFPLLTEIITTDNPEVVFDNVDIALLVGARPRGENMERKDLLAANGPIFIAQGRALNVAAKRNVKVLVVGNPANTNAYITLKNAPDLDPANFSAMLRLDHNRAVSQAALKLHVPVSDIKKMIVWGNHSNTQFPDLSHATVGNDKVASLIGDTAWIENHFIPTVQKRGTAIIEARRGKSSAASAANAIINHMQSWIFGTPEDDWVSMGVPSNGCYDIPRGVIFSYPVTCKNGQYKIVEGLEITPSDREKMQKSYQELIAEQEAIKHLFA; translated from the coding sequence ATGAAACCGCCTATTCGTATTGCTGTCACCGGCGCAACTGGACAGATTTGTTATAGCTTGCTATTTCGCATTGCAGCTGGCGACATGTTTGGCAAAGACCAACCGGTTATTCTGCAGTTGCACGATATTACTGATGCACAGCCGTTTTTCGAGGCCATTGTCATGGAGTTATATGACTGTGCTTTCCCATTATTAACTGAAATTATCACTACCGATAATCCAGAAGTTGTATTTGATAATGTGGACATTGCCCTGCTGGTAGGTGCCCGGCCACGGGGTGAGAATATGGAACGCAAGGATCTCCTTGCAGCCAATGGTCCTATTTTCATCGCGCAAGGAAGAGCACTGAATGTCGCTGCCAAACGTAATGTCAAAGTGCTGGTCGTCGGCAATCCTGCCAATACGAATGCTTACATTACCCTAAAAAATGCACCCGATCTGGATCCTGCGAATTTCTCAGCGATGTTACGGTTGGATCATAATCGTGCAGTGTCTCAAGCCGCGCTGAAACTCCATGTCCCTGTGTCAGACATAAAGAAAATGATCGTGTGGGGCAATCATTCCAATACACAATTCCCTGATTTAAGCCATGCAACCGTTGGCAATGACAAAGTAGCGTCGCTAATTGGGGACACCGCTTGGATAGAAAATCACTTTATTCCAACGGTACAAAAACGCGGCACGGCGATTATTGAAGCACGTCGCGGCAAATCGAGCGCAGCCAGCGCGGCCAATGCGATCATCAATCATATGCAGAGCTGGATTTTTGGTACGCCGGAAGATGATTGGGTATCTATGGGGGTGCCCTCCAATGGATGCTACGACATACCCAGAGGGGTGATTTTCAGTTACCCGGTCACCTGCAAGAACGGCCAGTATAAAATTGTTGAAGGATTAGAAATAACTCCGTCGGACCGGGAAAAAATGCAGAAAAGCTATCAAGAACTGATCGCTGAACAGGAAGCTATTAAGCATCTGTTCGCTTAG
- a CDS encoding cation-transporting P-type ATPase, which yields MRLVPKNRLEDLGSLEDGLDSFRVQRRQQQYGSNRIIETPSSGWWNILRDTLKDPMLWFLLGTSGLFLAVGELTEAIILLIALIPFLGMDAYLHRRTQASMAGLSSCLTAQTTVMRGGQQLRIPTEELVPGDLVFLGAGESCPADGLVEYCEDVLCDESLLTGEAYPVHKHAIPSLPQSELAARIARDSWLFAGTRLLKGTARLRIVFTGTETLYGEIVHSAMLGAHARTPLQSAVGNLVAILLGVAAVICFGLAWVRWEQGHGLLDALLSAVTLAVAALPEEFPVVLTFFLGVGVYRLAKRQALVRRAVVVENIGRVSCICSDKTGTLTEGQLLLTHRYPAKDISEDRLLEIAATASRYETGDPMDLAILGALTTALHTTPAEVFPFTEDRKCETAIVRLNNTLLAALKGAPEVVLARCQMESAVLADWQTHIDELANGGHKVIACAWQTLDTANWHGGEPDRDFIFAGVLAFEDPVREGVQEAIRQCRNARIWVIMVTGDHPATALAIAREIGLGGTTPHVVKADDLQAQLERGEAGVLRDVDVIARAIPAQKLLLVQTLQNSGEIVAVTGDGVNDVPALQAADIGIAMGQRGTRSAREVAAIVLLDDNFQSIVRAIAEGRQLFTNLQLSFQYLLIIHLPLVLTAAIIPLAGYPMLYMPVHVVWLELIIHPTALLVFQAITVNGQLTYQPRSKQLRFFTNWQWFVIALVGLTVTLIVTLAYVRSLGAGYDVDHARAMALVSLTAASAGITAALSRMQSRTAWYIVAITIGLSLVLAQTPALAGFLHLAPLHSDDWLLAIAGGILVAALTLLNSACQPNAVHNRETK from the coding sequence ATGCGTCTTGTACCAAAGAATCGTCTTGAAGATCTGGGTTCTCTAGAAGATGGGCTCGATTCTTTCCGCGTACAGCGCCGCCAGCAACAATATGGCAGCAATCGGATTATTGAAACGCCGTCTTCTGGTTGGTGGAATATCCTTCGCGATACATTGAAAGACCCGATGTTATGGTTTCTGCTCGGCACCAGCGGATTGTTCTTGGCAGTAGGAGAACTGACCGAAGCGATCATCTTACTCATCGCACTCATTCCATTTCTCGGTATGGATGCGTATCTGCACCGGCGTACGCAAGCATCCATGGCCGGTTTAAGCAGTTGTCTGACCGCACAAACCACGGTGATGCGTGGTGGCCAGCAACTCCGAATCCCTACTGAAGAATTGGTGCCAGGGGATTTGGTATTTTTGGGTGCGGGCGAATCATGCCCTGCCGATGGGCTCGTTGAATACTGTGAGGACGTGTTATGCGACGAATCATTGCTAACCGGAGAAGCGTACCCGGTTCATAAGCACGCAATTCCCTCATTGCCGCAGAGCGAACTGGCTGCACGTATCGCCAGGGATTCCTGGCTATTTGCAGGGACACGCCTATTAAAAGGCACCGCCAGGCTACGCATCGTATTCACCGGCACAGAAACCTTGTACGGAGAAATCGTACACTCTGCAATGCTCGGGGCGCATGCACGCACGCCGTTACAAAGTGCCGTGGGAAACCTCGTTGCCATACTGCTCGGCGTAGCTGCCGTGATTTGTTTCGGATTGGCTTGGGTACGCTGGGAACAAGGGCATGGTTTGCTCGATGCACTACTCAGCGCGGTGACTCTGGCTGTGGCTGCCTTGCCCGAAGAATTTCCCGTCGTCCTGACTTTCTTTCTCGGTGTCGGTGTATACCGATTAGCCAAACGGCAAGCATTGGTGCGGCGTGCCGTCGTTGTTGAAAACATAGGCCGCGTGTCATGTATCTGCTCTGACAAAACCGGCACGCTGACCGAAGGCCAATTGCTGCTCACCCATCGCTATCCGGCAAAAGACATCAGCGAAGACCGTTTGCTGGAAATAGCCGCAACGGCATCCCGTTATGAAACCGGCGATCCGATGGATCTGGCCATTCTCGGTGCACTGACCACGGCATTGCATACAACACCGGCCGAAGTCTTTCCATTTACCGAAGACCGCAAATGTGAAACCGCCATTGTCCGTTTGAACAACACCTTACTGGCTGCGCTCAAAGGTGCTCCGGAAGTTGTGCTGGCGCGGTGTCAAATGGAAAGTGCAGTCCTCGCTGATTGGCAAACGCACATCGATGAATTAGCCAACGGCGGCCATAAAGTGATTGCCTGTGCATGGCAAACGCTCGACACTGCAAATTGGCACGGCGGCGAACCCGACCGGGATTTTATTTTCGCAGGCGTGCTGGCCTTTGAAGACCCGGTGCGTGAAGGCGTACAAGAAGCGATACGCCAGTGCCGCAATGCCCGCATCTGGGTCATCATGGTAACCGGAGATCATCCGGCAACCGCACTTGCTATCGCACGAGAAATCGGTTTGGGCGGAACCACGCCGCATGTAGTCAAAGCGGATGATCTGCAAGCACAATTGGAGCGCGGTGAAGCCGGCGTATTGCGTGATGTCGATGTAATTGCGCGTGCAATACCCGCACAAAAACTGTTGCTGGTGCAAACCTTGCAAAACAGCGGTGAAATCGTTGCCGTGACCGGCGACGGCGTCAATGATGTGCCTGCACTGCAAGCCGCAGATATCGGTATCGCCATGGGACAGCGGGGCACGCGCAGCGCTCGGGAAGTTGCCGCGATCGTGTTGCTCGATGATAATTTTCAAAGCATCGTGCGGGCCATTGCCGAAGGAAGGCAACTGTTCACCAATCTGCAACTGAGTTTTCAATACCTGCTGATAATTCATTTACCGTTAGTGCTCACCGCAGCCATCATTCCGCTGGCTGGATACCCCATGCTCTATATGCCTGTGCACGTCGTCTGGCTGGAATTAATCATTCATCCCACCGCTTTGCTGGTATTCCAGGCAATAACCGTAAACGGACAACTGACCTACCAGCCGCGTTCAAAACAGCTGCGTTTCTTCACAAACTGGCAGTGGTTCGTGATTGCGCTGGTAGGTTTAACGGTGACGCTGATCGTCACATTAGCCTACGTTCGCAGCCTGGGAGCAGGATACGATGTAGATCATGCGCGTGCCATGGCACTGGTTTCACTAACCGCCGCCAGTGCCGGTATCACCGCTGCGCTCAGCCGTATGCAGTCACGCACCGCGTGGTACATTGTCGCCATCACCATCGGATTATCACTAGTACTGGCGCAAACACCCGCCCTCGCCGGATTCCTGCATCTCGCACCCCTACATAGCGATGACTGGTTATTGGCCATCGCAGGCGGAATACTCGTTGCGGCATTAACACTACTGAATTCAGCATGCCAGCCGAATGCTGTGCACAATCGGGAAACAAAATAA